Proteins co-encoded in one Uloborus diversus isolate 005 chromosome 9, Udiv.v.3.1, whole genome shotgun sequence genomic window:
- the LOC129229774 gene encoding putative inorganic phosphate cotransporter, producing the protein MVRKTFHPDLPSEGGLEIACPNLLESRQSVNYSSVILSSTSTYGEFNWDSDTQGLILGSFFYGNIITQIPGGMAAEKWGAKWLFGIGVLVTAIFTLLTPLAARWNVYALIAARIMEGLGEGVTYPAMNAFLGRWAPKYERSLLSSLLPLSLSGYLSSSSFLGGWPSVFYVFGALGCVWFVFWIIFAYESPDQHPHISKAELNYIRCGQDRQEGVVIPWRSILLSGPVWALAITHFGNSWGFYTLLTELPTYLSNILHFHLKKNGVLSALPYLTKAVFAVLASIVADKLRAKSNLRITTIRRIINSIALYGPGVGILAVAFVGCNPVVIVVLLTLSVGFNGFIYSGFNVTHVDMSPEFAGTLMGITNCLANMSGFLAPAFVGWAVRDGQTLKNWGIVFVTTSAIYFFTGSIFNLFGSAELQPWGAPTKDLGSGIVVRKPEKKETGKTKRRSYP; encoded by the exons ATGGTGAGAAAGACATTCCATCCTGACCTTCCATCAGAAGGAGGGCTAGAAATCGCCTGCCCCAACCTTCTCGAGTCACGACAAAGTGTAAACTATTCCAGTGTAATACTATCGTCT ACTTCAACTTATGGTGAATTCAACTGGGATTCTGACACTCAAGGACTGATCTTGGGCTCCTTTTTCTACGGTAACATAATTACACAAATACCTGGAGGAATGGCTGCTGAGAAATGGGGAGCAAAGTGGTTGTTCGGAATAGGGGTTCTCGTCACTGCCATCTTCACTCTGCTCACTCCTTTGGCAGCTCGATGGAATGTCTACGCTCTTATAGCCGCAAGAATCATGGAGGGGCTTGGAGAG GGGGTCACATATCCAGCCATGAATGCCTTCCTAGGTCGCTGGGCTCCCAAATACGAGCGAAGTCTTCTTTCTAGCTTA TTGCCCCTTTCTCTCTCTGGTTACCTTAGCTCTTCGAGTTTCTTAGGTGGTTGGCCTTCTGTCTTTTATGTGTTTG GCGCCCTTGGATGCGTGTGGTTTGTTTTCTGGATCATCTTTGCATACGAAAGCCCTGATCAACATCCTCACATATCAAAGGCAGAGTTGAACTACATTCGATGTGGACAGGACAGACAGGAAGGTGTGGTGA TTCCTTGGAGATCCATCTTACTATCTGGACCTGTATGGGCTCTGGCCATCACCCACTTTGGAAACAGCTGGGGCTTTTACACCCTCCTCACGGAGCTCCCTACATACCTCTCAAACATCTTGCATTTTCATCTGAAAAAG AATGGAGTTCTTTCTGCTCTTCCTTATTTGACGAAAGCAGTTTTCGCAGTCCTCGCTAGCATAGTAGCTGACAAATTGAGAGCCAAGTCCAATCTACGCATCACCACCATCCGAAGAATCATCAATTCCATTG CACTCTATGGTCCCGGTGTAGGTATACTGGCTGTAGCATTTGTGGGTTGCAACCCGGTAGTCATTGTGGTTCTGCTTACCCTCTCTGTGGGTTTCAACGGGTTCATATACTCAGGGTTCAACGTCACCCACGTTGACATGAGTCCAGAATTTGCAG GAACTTTAATGGGAATTACGAACTGCTTGGCGAACATGTCTGGCTTCTTGGCGCCTGCTTTTGTGGGATGGGCTGTCAGAGATGGA CAGACACTGAAAAACTGGGGCATCGTTTTTGTGACCACATCTGCCATATACTTTTTCACTGGAAGCATCTTCAACCTCTTTGGATCAGCTGAACTACAGCCGTGGGGAGCTCCGACCAAAGACCTCGGATCTGGAATAGTTGTCCGAAAACCCGAAAAGAAAGAGACTGGAAAAACAAAACGGAGATCATACCCATAG